The Cellulophaga sp. L1A9 genome window below encodes:
- a CDS encoding SufE family protein has product MSIKEIQNDIVDEFSMFDDWMQRYEYMIDLGKSLPLIEAQYKTDDNIIKGCQSKVWVHADLEDNKLVFTADSDAIITKGIIAILIRAFSNQKPKDIIDADTAFIDEIGLKEHLSPTRANGLVSMIKQIKLYAIAYQTQVG; this is encoded by the coding sequence ATGAGTATAAAAGAAATACAAAACGATATTGTAGACGAGTTTTCAATGTTTGATGATTGGATGCAACGTTATGAATATATGATAGATCTAGGCAAGTCATTGCCTTTGATTGAAGCACAATATAAAACCGATGATAATATTATAAAAGGCTGCCAGAGTAAAGTTTGGGTGCATGCAGATTTAGAGGACAATAAATTAGTGTTTACAGCCGATAGTGATGCTATTATTACCAAAGGAATTATCGCTATTCTAATTCGTGCTTTTAGCAATCAAAAGCCAAAAGATATTATAGACGCAGATACTGCCTTTATAGACGAAATAGGGTTAAAAGAACATTTATCGCCTACAAGAGCCAATGGTTTAGTGAGTATGATAAAACAAATAAAATTATACGCGATAGCGTATCAAACTCAGGTAGGTTAA
- a CDS encoding SUF system Fe-S cluster assembly protein produces the protein MSEEATIDTAELGEKIVIVLKTIYDPEIPVDIYELGLIYDVFVNEDNEVKILMTLTSPNCPVAESLPAEVEEKVKSLDAVKDAEVEITFDPPWTQELMSEEAKLELGML, from the coding sequence ATGAGCGAAGAAGCAACAATAGATACAGCAGAGTTAGGAGAAAAAATAGTAATTGTTTTAAAGACAATCTATGATCCGGAAATACCAGTAGATATATATGAGTTAGGTTTAATCTATGATGTTTTTGTAAACGAAGACAATGAGGTTAAGATTTTAATGACTTTGACATCTCCGAACTGCCCAGTAGCAGAATCGTTACCAGCAGAAGTAGAAGAAAAAGTAAAATCACTTGATGCCGTTAAAGATGCAGAGGTAGAAATTACTTTTGATCCACCTTGGACACAAGAATTAATGAGTGAAGAAGCGAAGTTAGAATTGGGAATGTTATAG
- a CDS encoding DUF2480 family protein has product MDEIINKVSESKLVTFDLEDFYPKGERVVLDIKDWLYEGFILREKDFREVVASHDWSQYQDTFVALTCSTDAIIPGWAYMLLTTRLQPFVKKVVVGSLEDLETSLYQTIIENIDVSSFKDRPVIIKGCSKKPVPANAYLQATAKIQTVAKSIMYGEACSSVPLFKRK; this is encoded by the coding sequence ATGGATGAAATAATAAATAAGGTTTCTGAGAGTAAGCTTGTTACTTTTGATTTGGAAGATTTTTATCCAAAAGGAGAGCGTGTGGTTTTAGATATTAAAGATTGGCTTTATGAAGGTTTTATTCTTCGTGAAAAAGATTTTAGAGAAGTCGTAGCATCACACGATTGGAGTCAATATCAAGATACGTTCGTAGCACTAACCTGTTCTACAGACGCTATTATTCCCGGTTGGGCATATATGCTCCTTACTACTAGGCTTCAGCCTTTTGTTAAAAAGGTGGTAGTAGGTAGTTTAGAAGATTTAGAAACATCCCTCTATCAAACTATTATAGAAAATATAGATGTTTCTTCTTTTAAAGATCGTCCTGTGATTATTAAAGGATGTAGTAAAAAACCAGTTCCAGCGAATGCATATTTGCAGGCAACAGCTAAAATACAGACTGTTGCGAAGAGTATAATGTACGGTGAGGCATGTTCTTCAGTGCCACTATTTAAAAGAAAATAG